In a genomic window of Borrelia maritima:
- a CDS encoding peptide ABC transporter substrate-binding protein produces MKYTKIVLMLTIFSLIACMNDTKKEKIVFRLSNLSEPSSIDPQLSTDFYGSNIIINLFLGLATKDSQTGKYKPGLAKNWDISEDGNVYTFHLREDIVWSDGLAITAEEIKKSYLRILNKKTAALYANLLKSTIKNAQEYFDETVPETELGIKAIDSKTLEITLTSPKPYFPDMLTNSAFIPVPMHVVEKYGENWTNPENIVVSGAYKLKERSINDKIIIEKNEKYYNAKNVEIDEVVFYPTEGNVAYNMYINGEIDFLQGAEKNNLEEMRIRDDYYSGPKNGMAYIAFNTTIKPLDNSKVRQALSLAIDRETLAKVVLKGSSDPTRNLTPKFDDYSYGKKLALFDPDNAKKLLAEAGFPDGKGFPTLKYKISGGRTTTAEFLQEQFKKILNINMEIENEEWTTFLGSRRNGNYQMSSVGWIGDYFDPLTFLESLFTTENHFFGAYKYSNKEYDALIKKSNLEIDPIKRQDILREAEAIIVEKDFPMAPLVVPKSHYLFRNDKWTGWMPNIAESYLYEDIKTKK; encoded by the coding sequence AGCTCTCAACAGACTTTTACGGCAGCAATATCATTATAAACCTATTCTTAGGTCTAGCAACAAAAGATTCACAAACTGGGAAATATAAACCGGGACTTGCAAAAAACTGGGATATTTCTGAAGATGGAAATGTTTACACATTCCACTTAAGAGAAGATATAGTTTGGAGCGATGGACTTGCCATTACCGCTGAAGAAATAAAAAAATCATATTTAAGAATTTTAAATAAAAAAACAGCTGCACTGTATGCTAATTTATTAAAATCCACAATAAAAAACGCACAAGAGTATTTTGATGAAACAGTACCTGAAACTGAGCTTGGAATAAAAGCTATTGACAGCAAAACCTTAGAAATAACACTAACATCTCCAAAACCTTATTTCCCCGATATGCTAACGAACTCAGCATTCATACCAGTTCCAATGCATGTTGTTGAAAAATATGGAGAAAACTGGACAAATCCTGAAAATATAGTTGTTAGTGGAGCATACAAACTTAAAGAAAGATCAATTAACGATAAAATAATAATAGAAAAAAATGAAAAGTATTATAATGCAAAAAACGTAGAGATTGATGAAGTAGTATTTTACCCAACAGAAGGTAATGTGGCTTACAATATGTACATAAACGGTGAAATCGATTTTCTACAAGGAGCAGAAAAAAATAATCTAGAAGAAATGAGAATAAGAGATGATTATTACTCCGGACCAAAAAATGGAATGGCATACATAGCATTCAATACAACCATAAAGCCATTAGATAATTCAAAAGTTAGACAAGCCCTCTCACTTGCTATTGATAGAGAAACTTTGGCTAAAGTGGTTTTAAAAGGAAGCTCAGATCCAACAAGAAACTTAACTCCAAAATTTGATGATTATTCTTATGGAAAAAAGTTAGCATTATTTGATCCTGATAATGCAAAAAAACTTTTAGCTGAAGCTGGATTTCCAGATGGAAAAGGATTCCCCACATTAAAATATAAAATCTCAGGGGGAAGAACAACAACAGCAGAATTCTTACAAGAACAGTTTAAAAAAATACTTAACATTAACATGGAAATTGAAAATGAAGAATGGACAACATTTTTAGGAAGCAGAAGAAATGGAAATTACCAAATGTCAAGCGTGGGATGGATAGGAGACTATTTTGATCCTTTAACGTTCTTAGAAAGTCTATTTACAACAGAAAATCATTTCTTTGGAGCATACAAATATTCAAACAAAGAGTATGATGCTTTAATAAAAAAATCTAATTTGGAAATTGATCCAATAAAAAGACAAGACATTTTAAGAGAAGCGGAAGCAATAATAGTAGAAAAAGATTTTCCTATGGCACCTTTAGTTGTACCTAAATCCCATTACCTTTTCAGAAATGATAAATGGACAGGGTGGATGCCAAATATTGCAGAAAGCTACTTATACGAAGATATTAAAACTAAAAAATAA
- a CDS encoding peptide ABC transporter substrate-binding protein: MKLQKSLFSIIFFLAFLCCNNEKKQEGVSFKISLGAEPSSLDPQLADDNVASKMLDTMFRGLITGDPDTGGNKPGLAKDWNISSDGTVYTFNLREKITWSDGVEITAEGIRKSYLRILNKETGSKYVEMVKSTIKNGQKYFDGQVSDSELGIRTIDKKTLEITLESPKPYFIDMLVHQSFIPVPVHVTEKYGQSWTSPENMVTSGPFKLKERIPNEKYVLEKNDKYYNSNEVEVQNITFYTTNDNSTAYKMYENKELDAIFGSIPPDLIKDLKLRNDYYSSAVNAIYFYAFNTHIKPLDNVKVRKALTLAIDRETLTYKVLDNGTTPTRRATPNFSSYSYAKNLELFNPEIAKNLLAEAGYPDGNGFPILKLKYNTSEANKKICEFIQNQWKKNLNINVELENEEWTTYLNAKANGNYEIARAGWIGDYADPSTFLNIFTQGYTQFSSHNYSNSEYNELIKKSDLELDPMKRQEILRQAEEIIIEKDFPIAPIYIYGNSYLFRNDKWAGWNTNISERFDLSQLKLKK; this comes from the coding sequence ATGAAATTACAAAAGTCATTATTTTCAATAATATTTTTTCTAGCTTTTCTTTGTTGTAATAATGAGAAAAAACAAGAAGGAGTATCATTTAAAATAAGCTTGGGGGCAGAGCCAAGCAGTCTCGACCCTCAATTAGCAGATGATAACGTTGCATCAAAAATGCTAGACACAATGTTTAGGGGACTTATTACAGGCGATCCTGATACGGGGGGAAACAAGCCAGGACTTGCAAAAGATTGGAATATTTCTTCTGACGGAACAGTTTACACATTTAACCTAAGAGAAAAAATTACCTGGAGTGATGGGGTTGAAATTACTGCAGAAGGAATTAGAAAATCTTATCTTAGAATTTTGAATAAAGAAACTGGCTCAAAGTATGTTGAAATGGTTAAATCAACAATTAAAAATGGTCAAAAATATTTTGATGGTCAAGTATCTGACTCTGAACTTGGAATTAGGACAATTGACAAAAAAACATTAGAAATAACATTAGAATCACCAAAACCTTATTTTATTGATATGCTAGTACACCAATCATTTATTCCAGTACCAGTTCATGTTACCGAAAAGTACGGACAAAGCTGGACAAGTCCTGAAAACATGGTTACTAGCGGTCCTTTTAAATTAAAAGAAAGAATTCCTAACGAAAAATATGTACTTGAAAAAAATGACAAATACTACAACTCAAACGAAGTAGAAGTACAAAACATTACATTTTATACAACAAATGATAATTCAACAGCATACAAAATGTATGAAAATAAAGAGCTAGATGCAATATTTGGCTCCATACCACCCGACTTAATTAAAGATCTAAAATTAAGAAACGATTATTACTCATCGGCTGTTAATGCCATATACTTTTACGCATTTAACACACATATTAAACCACTTGACAATGTTAAAGTTAGAAAAGCTTTAACTCTTGCTATTGACAGAGAAACGCTCACATATAAAGTTCTTGACAACGGGACTACTCCTACAAGAAGAGCAACTCCCAACTTTAGCTCATATTCTTATGCAAAAAATTTAGAATTATTTAATCCTGAAATTGCAAAAAACCTTCTAGCTGAGGCTGGATACCCAGATGGAAATGGATTTCCCATTTTAAAATTAAAATATAATACAAGCGAAGCAAATAAAAAAATTTGTGAATTTATTCAAAACCAGTGGAAAAAAAATTTAAATATTAATGTAGAGCTTGAAAATGAAGAGTGGACAACTTACTTAAACGCCAAAGCAAACGGAAATTATGAAATAGCAAGAGCAGGATGGATAGGGGACTATGCTGATCCTTCGACATTTTTAAACATATTCACACAAGGATACACACAATTTTCATCTCACAATTACTCAAACTCAGAATACAACGAACTTATTAAAAAATCCGATCTTGAACTTGATCCAATGAAAAGACAAGAAATTCTAAGACAAGCAGAAGAGATAATAATTGAAAAAGATTTTCCAATAGCACCAATATACATATATGGAAACAGTTACCTTTTCAGAAATGATAAGTGGGCAGGGTGGAATACCAATATTTCAGAAAGATTTGATTTATCTCAACTAAAATTAAAAAAGTAA
- a CDS encoding peptide ABC transporter substrate-binding protein, whose amino-acid sequence MKFNITKNKKISEKIKMAILIVLAMFLITCNNNSKKEKLSFKVYIGGAPSSLDPQLVDETIGARILEQIFSGLLTLNTKTGKIKPGLAKNWEVSKDKKTYQFYLRDNLVWSDGVEITAEGIRKSFLRILNKTTESTNVDMLKSIIKNGQEYFDGKVSDSELGIKAIDNKTLEITLTAPKPYFLELLLHHAFMPVPIHVIEKHKGNWTSPENMVTSGPFKLKKRLPNEKIIFEKNEHYYNAKEVELEELVYITSDNDLTVYNMYKNNEIDAIFNSIPPDIVNEIKLQNDYYQHKSNAIYLYSFNTKIKPLDDVRVREALTLAIDRETLTYKVLNDGTVPTREITPDLESYNYGKKLALFDPEKSKKLLTKAGYPNGKGFPTLTLKYNTNETHKKIAAFIQNQWKKILNINIMLVNENWPVLTNSRNTGNFEIIRVGRIGEYLDPHTYFTIFTSENSQLASYRYSNPEFDKLIRKSDFEKDPIKRKNLLRKAESIIIEKDFPAAPIYIYSGHYLFRNDKWTGWNPNISEVYYFSELKPIKNAKLN is encoded by the coding sequence ATGAAGTTTAATATAACTAAAAATAAAAAAATCAGTGAAAAAATTAAGATGGCAATATTAATTGTACTTGCCATGTTTTTAATTACATGTAATAACAATTCCAAAAAAGAAAAATTATCATTTAAAGTGTACATAGGGGGAGCTCCTTCGTCGCTTGACCCACAATTAGTAGATGAAACAATCGGAGCAAGAATTTTAGAACAAATATTCTCGGGGCTTTTAACATTAAATACTAAAACAGGAAAGATTAAGCCCGGACTTGCTAAAAATTGGGAAGTCTCAAAAGATAAAAAAACATATCAATTTTACCTAAGGGACAACCTTGTTTGGAGCGATGGAGTTGAAATCACTGCTGAAGGGATAAGAAAGTCTTTTTTAAGAATTTTAAATAAAACAACAGAATCTACAAATGTTGACATGCTTAAATCAATAATAAAAAATGGACAAGAGTATTTTGACGGGAAAGTATCTGATTCTGAACTTGGAATTAAGGCAATTGATAACAAAACATTAGAAATAACACTTACGGCTCCAAAACCATATTTTCTTGAATTACTTCTACATCATGCATTCATGCCAGTGCCGATTCATGTTATTGAAAAACATAAGGGAAATTGGACAAGCCCTGAAAACATGGTTACCAGCGGTCCTTTTAAATTAAAAAAAAGATTACCTAATGAAAAAATTATATTTGAAAAAAACGAACACTATTACAATGCAAAAGAAGTAGAACTTGAAGAACTTGTATACATTACATCTGACAATGATCTGACCGTATACAATATGTACAAAAATAACGAAATTGACGCTATTTTTAACAGCATTCCACCAGACATTGTAAATGAAATAAAACTACAAAATGACTATTACCAACACAAAAGCAATGCAATTTATTTATACTCATTTAATACAAAAATAAAGCCTCTTGATGATGTTCGAGTTAGAGAAGCTTTAACATTAGCTATTGACAGAGAAACTCTAACTTATAAAGTATTAAATGATGGCACAGTTCCAACAAGAGAAATAACTCCTGATCTTGAAAGCTACAATTATGGCAAAAAATTGGCTTTATTTGATCCTGAAAAATCTAAAAAGCTTTTAACAAAAGCCGGATATCCCAATGGAAAAGGATTTCCAACACTAACCTTAAAGTATAATACAAACGAAACTCATAAAAAAATTGCTGCATTTATTCAAAACCAATGGAAAAAAATTTTAAACATAAATATTATGCTTGTTAATGAAAATTGGCCTGTTCTTACAAATAGTAGAAATACAGGTAATTTTGAAATCATAAGAGTTGGACGTATTGGAGAATATTTAGATCCACACACATACTTCACTATATTCACAAGCGAAAATTCACAACTTGCATCTTACAGATATTCAAACCCAGAATTTGACAAGCTAATCAGAAAATCGGATTTTGAAAAAGATCCAATAAAGAGGAAAAACTTGCTCAGAAAAGCAGAATCAATAATAATTGAAAAAGATTTCCCTGCAGCACCAATATACATATATTCTGGACACTATCTTTTCAGAAACGACAAATGGACTGGGTGGAATCCGAATATATCAGAAGTTTATTATTTCTCTGAATTAAAACCAATTAAAAATGCAAAACTAAATTAA
- a CDS encoding ABC transporter permease — translation MLKFTLKKIIGIIPTLLVIIFLCFFVMRMAPGSPFDSEKPIDPQVKARLMEKYHLDKPFYIQAFYYISNALKGDLGPSLKKKDLTVNQYIKLGFPKSLTLGIISLIISLSIGIPIGIIAAIYKNTYIDYIITSIAILGISIPLFVIGPILQYFFAIKWGLFYTSGWITERGRFLNLILPIITLSMPNIAIFARIIRGSMLEIIQSDFIRTARAKGLSFKTIVIKHMLRGAMLPVVSYIGPAFAAIISGSVVIEKIFRIAGMGMFITESALNRDYPVLMGGLLVYSVILLISILISDIIYKLLDPRV, via the coding sequence ATGTTAAAGTTCACTTTAAAAAAAATAATAGGAATAATACCAACTTTACTAGTAATAATTTTTTTATGCTTTTTTGTAATGAGAATGGCTCCTGGAAGCCCATTTGATTCTGAAAAACCTATTGACCCTCAAGTAAAAGCAAGATTAATGGAAAAATATCACCTTGACAAACCTTTTTATATTCAAGCATTTTATTATATTTCAAACGCTCTTAAGGGAGATCTGGGACCTTCTTTAAAAAAGAAAGACCTCACAGTTAATCAATACATAAAATTAGGATTTCCAAAATCACTTACACTTGGAATAATATCCCTCATTATATCACTATCAATAGGAATACCAATAGGAATAATAGCTGCTATTTATAAAAATACTTATATAGATTATATAATAACATCAATAGCAATACTGGGAATTTCTATACCATTATTTGTAATAGGACCAATTTTACAATACTTTTTTGCAATTAAATGGGGCTTATTTTACACCTCAGGATGGATTACAGAAAGAGGGAGATTTTTAAATTTAATTCTACCTATAATAACTCTTAGCATGCCTAATATAGCCATTTTTGCAAGAATAATCAGAGGCTCAATGCTAGAAATAATACAGAGCGACTTTATAAGAACTGCACGCGCAAAAGGACTAAGCTTTAAAACAATAGTTATAAAACACATGTTAAGAGGAGCAATGCTACCTGTAGTAAGCTATATAGGCCCAGCATTCGCTGCTATAATCTCTGGAAGCGTGGTTATTGAAAAAATATTTAGAATTGCTGGAATGGGGATGTTTATAACAGAGTCTGCATTAAACAGAGATTACCCAGTATTAATGGGGGGATTGTTAGTATATTCAGTAATACTTCTTATTTCTATATTAATATCAGACATTATATATAAGCTACTAGATCCAAGAGTATAG
- a CDS encoding ABC transporter permease, with protein MNNLETQNEKNNSKIERRAWSRFKENKLAFGSLFVIGFYISIAILQPILPIYKYHTQIVEHSDLPPSFQAAGELWYNKEKKFIEKLAKKEKREINEEELKKLEDIKSKIENEIQIIDKREVKIHKRVYLLGTDNLGRDLLARLIQGSQISLSVGFIGAFLSMIIGTILGSIAGFFGGLPDKIITKAIEILYVLPYLLIVIILMAIMERSIIGLFIALAFVSWLTVARVVRGQVQSLSSSEFIQAAKTLGATNKRIILKHLIPNSIGMIVIFTTIRVPSFIMAEAFLSFLGLGISAPMTSWGELVQNGIATFVEYPWKVFIPAIVMTIFLLFMNFLGDGLRDAFDPKDSI; from the coding sequence ATGAATAACCTTGAAACACAAAATGAAAAAAACAATTCTAAAATAGAAAGAAGAGCTTGGTCAAGATTTAAAGAAAATAAACTAGCATTTGGAAGTCTTTTTGTAATTGGATTTTATATATCAATTGCCATTTTACAACCAATATTGCCAATATATAAATACCATACTCAAATAGTAGAGCATTCTGATTTACCGCCATCTTTCCAGGCTGCTGGAGAACTCTGGTACAATAAAGAAAAAAAATTTATTGAAAAATTAGCAAAAAAAGAAAAAAGAGAAATAAATGAAGAGGAACTAAAAAAACTCGAAGACATAAAAAGCAAAATAGAAAATGAAATTCAAATAATAGATAAAAGGGAAGTAAAAATACACAAAAGAGTTTATCTGCTTGGTACAGACAATCTTGGAAGAGATTTGCTTGCAAGATTAATACAAGGAAGTCAAATTTCTCTTTCTGTAGGATTTATTGGAGCTTTTTTGTCTATGATAATAGGAACTATTCTAGGCTCAATAGCGGGATTTTTTGGGGGACTGCCTGATAAAATAATAACTAAAGCAATCGAAATTCTTTATGTACTACCCTATTTGCTTATTGTAATAATACTAATGGCAATAATGGAAAGAAGTATAATAGGACTATTTATAGCACTTGCATTTGTATCATGGCTAACAGTAGCTAGAGTTGTACGAGGACAAGTACAATCACTATCAAGCTCAGAATTTATACAGGCAGCTAAAACACTTGGCGCAACAAATAAAAGAATAATCTTAAAACATTTAATCCCTAATAGCATAGGAATGATAGTTATATTCACAACAATAAGAGTTCCAAGCTTTATTATGGCTGAAGCATTTTTATCCTTTTTAGGACTTGGAATTTCAGCACCAATGACAAGTTGGGGAGAATTAGTACAAAATGGAATTGCTACATTTGTTGAATATCCATGGAAAGTTTTTATTCCAGCCATAGTTATGACAATATTTTTATTATTTATGAACTTTTTAGGTGATGGGTTAAGAGATGCATTTGATCCAAAAGATAGCATCTAA
- a CDS encoding ABC transporter ATP-binding protein, with the protein MEKENKNILEIKNLAIEFRLKHTTIHPVRNINLSVKRGEIRAIVGESGSGKSVTSMAILKLLPELTTVYKSGEILFENQDLLKLSEKELLKIRGNKISMIFQDPMTSLNPFLRISTQLEETIILHQKLGKKEAKEKAIEMLKTVGVVNAEERIKHFPHQFSGGMRQRVMIAMALSCHPSLLIADEPTTALDVTIQEQILLLIKSLSKRFNTSTIFITHDLAVVAEICDTVSVMYQGKIVEEGTVEEIFSNPKHPYTIGLLKSILTLEQDPNKKLYSIKENPIKTTKTSIEEF; encoded by the coding sequence ATGGAAAAAGAAAATAAAAACATATTAGAAATAAAAAATTTAGCAATTGAATTTAGATTAAAACATACAACAATTCACCCGGTAAGAAATATTAACCTATCCGTAAAAAGAGGAGAAATTAGAGCTATTGTTGGAGAGTCTGGAAGTGGAAAATCCGTAACAAGCATGGCTATTTTAAAATTATTGCCAGAACTTACAACGGTATATAAAAGTGGCGAAATACTATTTGAAAATCAAGATCTACTAAAGCTTAGCGAAAAAGAACTTTTAAAAATCAGAGGGAATAAAATATCAATGATATTCCAAGACCCAATGACTTCATTAAACCCGTTTTTAAGAATATCAACTCAACTTGAAGAAACAATAATCTTGCACCAAAAATTGGGGAAAAAAGAAGCCAAAGAAAAAGCAATAGAAATGTTAAAAACTGTTGGCGTTGTAAACGCAGAAGAGAGGATAAAACACTTCCCACATCAATTTTCGGGAGGAATGAGGCAAAGAGTCATGATTGCCATGGCACTTAGCTGTCATCCATCTTTACTAATAGCAGATGAACCGACAACAGCGCTCGACGTTACAATCCAAGAGCAAATATTGTTATTAATTAAAAGTCTATCTAAGAGATTTAATACTTCTACTATATTCATAACTCATGATCTTGCAGTTGTTGCCGAAATTTGCGATACAGTGTCTGTCATGTATCAAGGAAAAATTGTAGAAGAAGGAACAGTAGAGGAAATATTTAGCAATCCTAAACACCCTTACACTATTGGGCTTTTAAAATCAATTCTTACGCTAGAACAAGACCCAAATAAAAAACTTTATTCAATAAAAGAAAATCCCATTAAAACCACAAAAACCAGTATTGAGGAGTTTTAA
- a CDS encoding ATP-binding cassette domain-containing protein — protein sequence MNNKKEIILKVENLIQTFKTGEDFLFWKNRQKVNAVNNVSFEVEKNKTLGLVGESGCGKSTTLRSIMQLYTPTSGNIYFNNKNITKLSKRELLKTKKDMQMVFQDPHTSLDPRMTIKDIIAEPLEIYNENKILPKTKQEIEQRVNELTDIVGLHKSMLTRYPHEFSGGQRQRIGIARALALNPKLLLLDEAVSALDVSIRAQILNLLKNLQKEFNLSYLFISHDLAVVKYMSDKIAVMYLGIILELAPRETLFSNPIHPYTKMLIASIPEINPEKRKNKTIKLDEQTLANIRKIHLTTQVHEKLEEVEKDHFVSKYLFDEMNK from the coding sequence ATGAACAATAAAAAAGAAATAATTCTTAAAGTAGAAAACTTAATACAAACATTCAAAACTGGAGAAGATTTTTTATTTTGGAAAAACAGACAAAAAGTAAATGCGGTAAACAATGTTAGCTTTGAAGTTGAAAAAAATAAAACTTTGGGACTCGTGGGAGAATCTGGCTGTGGCAAATCTACTACTCTTCGCTCAATAATGCAGCTTTACACACCAACTTCTGGAAATATTTACTTTAACAACAAAAACATAACTAAACTTTCAAAAAGAGAGCTCTTAAAAACAAAAAAAGATATGCAAATGGTATTCCAAGATCCTCATACCTCACTTGATCCAAGAATGACAATAAAAGACATAATAGCAGAACCACTAGAAATATACAATGAAAACAAAATTCTTCCAAAAACAAAACAAGAAATAGAGCAAAGAGTAAACGAATTAACAGACATTGTTGGATTGCATAAAAGTATGTTAACCAGATATCCTCATGAATTTTCAGGAGGACAAAGACAAAGGATAGGAATTGCTAGAGCGTTGGCTTTAAATCCTAAGCTTTTACTTTTAGACGAAGCAGTTTCTGCGCTTGATGTATCAATTAGAGCTCAAATTTTAAATCTGCTAAAAAACTTGCAAAAAGAATTCAATTTGTCTTATTTATTTATTTCTCACGATCTTGCTGTAGTAAAATATATGAGTGACAAAATAGCTGTAATGTACCTTGGAATTATCCTGGAACTTGCTCCCAGAGAAACACTATTTTCAAATCCAATTCATCCATATACTAAAATGTTAATAGCATCAATTCCTGAAATCAACCCTGAAAAAAGAAAAAATAAAACTATAAAACTAGACGAACAAACTCTGGCAAACATTAGGAAAATTCATTTAACAACTCAAGTACACGAAAAACTTGAAGAAGTAGAAAAAGATCACTTTGTATCTAAATACCTTTTTGATGAAATGAATAAATAA
- the eno gene encoding phosphopyruvate hydratase — protein sequence MGFHIYEIKARQIIDSRGNPTVEADVILEDGTYGRAAVPSGASTGINEAVELRDGDKSVYMGKGVLKAIENIKNIIAPELEGMSALNQVAIDRKMLELDGTPTKEKLGANAILAVSMATAKAAANYLGLKTYQYLGAYKANILPTPMCNIINGGAHSDNSVDFQEFMIMPVGAKTFSEAIRMAAEVFHTLKGILNGKGYATSVGDEGGFAPNLKSNEEACEVIIEAIKKAGYEPGTDIAIALDPATSELYDPKTKKYVLKWSTKEELTSEQMVEYWSKWVEKYPIISIEDGMAEEDWDGWKKLTDKIGDKIQLVGDDLFVTNTSFLKKGIEMGVANSILIKVNQIGTLTETFEAVEMAKKAGYTAIVSHRSGETEDTTIADLVVALGTGQIKTGSLSRTDRIAKYNQLIRIEEELETTAEYHGKNVFYSIKQK from the coding sequence ATGGGTTTTCATATTTATGAAATCAAAGCTAGACAAATTATTGATTCTAGAGGGAATCCAACAGTTGAGGCCGATGTCATTTTAGAAGATGGAACTTACGGAAGAGCTGCCGTACCATCGGGCGCATCAACAGGAATAAACGAAGCTGTTGAGCTTAGAGATGGTGATAAATCTGTATATATGGGGAAAGGAGTTTTAAAAGCAATTGAAAATATAAAAAACATAATTGCCCCAGAGCTTGAAGGTATGAGTGCCTTAAATCAAGTTGCAATCGATAGAAAAATGCTTGAACTTGACGGCACCCCCACAAAAGAAAAGCTTGGCGCTAATGCAATCTTAGCAGTTTCAATGGCTACAGCTAAAGCTGCTGCAAATTACCTTGGGCTTAAAACTTATCAATATCTTGGAGCGTACAAAGCCAATATTTTGCCTACACCTATGTGCAATATTATTAATGGGGGTGCACATTCTGACAACTCCGTTGACTTTCAAGAGTTCATGATAATGCCGGTTGGAGCAAAAACTTTTAGCGAAGCAATAAGAATGGCAGCAGAAGTTTTTCATACACTAAAAGGCATTCTAAATGGCAAAGGATATGCGACTTCTGTAGGAGATGAGGGGGGATTTGCTCCAAATTTAAAATCAAATGAAGAAGCTTGCGAAGTAATTATAGAAGCAATAAAAAAGGCGGGATACGAGCCTGGAACAGATATAGCAATAGCTCTTGATCCAGCAACATCTGAGCTTTATGATCCAAAAACAAAAAAATATGTACTTAAATGGTCAACAAAAGAAGAGCTTACCTCTGAACAAATGGTTGAATATTGGTCAAAATGGGTAGAAAAATATCCAATTATTTCAATTGAAGATGGCATGGCCGAAGAAGATTGGGATGGATGGAAAAAACTTACAGACAAAATTGGGGACAAAATCCAACTTGTTGGAGATGATTTATTTGTAACAAATACCTCATTTCTTAAAAAGGGAATTGAAATGGGAGTTGCTAATTCTATTCTTATTAAGGTCAATCAAATTGGAACGCTAACAGAAACATTTGAAGCTGTAGAAATGGCTAAAAAAGCAGGTTACACAGCAATAGTTTCCCACAGATCAGGAGAAACAGAAGATACAACAATAGCTGATCTTGTAGTAGCTCTTGGAACAGGACAAATCAAAACCGGCTCACTCTCAAGAACAGACAGAATAGCAAAATACAATCAACTCATAAGAATAGAAGAAGAATTGGAAACAACTGCTGAATATCATGGCAAAAACGTCTTTTATTCAATTAAACAAAAATAA
- the rpsI gene encoding 30S ribosomal protein S9 — protein MKKSNFSNVNLSMGTGRRKSSVARVYIREGSGNVKVNNRDFASYIQLENLRTMALAPLVLTNALGKYDLYINVYGGGISGQSGAIRHGISRALFELDEANKTILRSNGFLTRDSRKVERKKFGQKKARKSFQFSKR, from the coding sequence ATGAAAAAATCAAATTTTAGCAATGTTAATTTGTCAATGGGAACCGGTAGGAGAAAATCTTCTGTTGCTAGGGTTTACATTAGAGAGGGTAGTGGTAATGTTAAAGTAAATAATAGAGATTTTGCCTCTTATATTCAACTTGAAAATTTAAGAACAATGGCGCTAGCGCCTTTGGTATTAACAAATGCGCTTGGGAAATATGATCTTTATATTAATGTTTATGGTGGTGGGATTTCAGGTCAATCGGGGGCAATAAGGCACGGCATCTCAAGGGCTCTTTTTGAGCTTGATGAAGCTAATAAGACGATTTTGAGATCTAATGGATTTTTAACAAGAGATTCAAGGAAAGTTGAACGTAAGAAATTTGGACAGAAAAAAGCACGAAAAAGTTTCCAATTCTCCAAAAGATAA
- the rplM gene encoding 50S ribosomal protein L13: protein MNKITNNATIWIKPKTVKKKWYLIDAADRVLGKVAVDVVRILRGKHKAYYTPHQDLGDNVVIINASKVRLTGKKYQQKLYYRHSRYPGGLYSDTFRTLSERKPCAPLEIAIKGMLPKGPLGRDLFRNLKVFSGSEHTLKAQNPTKLEANLREVK from the coding sequence ATGAATAAAATAACTAATAATGCTACGATTTGGATTAAGCCAAAGACTGTTAAGAAAAAATGGTATTTAATTGATGCAGCAGATAGAGTTTTAGGTAAAGTTGCTGTGGATGTTGTTAGAATTTTAAGGGGCAAGCATAAAGCTTATTACACTCCCCATCAAGATTTAGGTGACAATGTTGTTATTATTAATGCTTCTAAGGTTAGGCTGACGGGGAAGAAATATCAACAAAAACTTTATTACAGACACTCAAGATATCCAGGGGGTCTTTATTCCGACACTTTTAGAACATTGTCAGAGAGAAAGCCTTGTGCTCCTCTTGAGATTGCCATTAAGGGTATGTTACCAAAAGGGCCTTTGGGGCGAGATCTTTTTAGAAATTTAAAAGTCTTTTCTGGCTCAGAACATACTCTTAAAGCTCAGAATCCTACAAAATTGGAAGCTAATTTAAGAGAGGTAAAATGA